One window of the Triticum dicoccoides isolate Atlit2015 ecotype Zavitan chromosome 3B, WEW_v2.0, whole genome shotgun sequence genome contains the following:
- the LOC119278664 gene encoding protein IRON-RELATED TRANSCRIPTION FACTOR 2-like produces MGHHYQLFEDPFASSMSLLEPDIFSGTGVHHHLAPSMQWLGLGNHGIPVAPTVNNGTSSGGDGDGSGSHRKISHNAYERDRRKELNELYSDLRSLLPEDDRTKKLSIPITVSRVLKYIPELQKQVEGLEKKKEELTRASCKPGVLTMRENTAPIVSATCIDDRDIMVQVSLVSTMAGDLPLSKCINVLENEGLRLISSSTSAFQNRTFYSLHLQRTQRTMSKECPAFCEELENVMKQKAGVRLHH; encoded by the exons ATGGGGCACCACTACCAGCTGTTCGAGGACCCGTTCGCGAGCAGCATGTCGTTGCTGGAGCCCGACATCTTCTCCGGCACCGGCGTCCACCACCACCTCGCGCCGTCCATGCAGTGGCTGGGCCTCGGAAACCACGGCATCCCAGTAGCGCCGACCGTCAACAACGGCACCtcctcgggcggcgacggcgacggctcgggCTCCCATCGCAAGATCAGCCACAACGCCTACGAGCGAGACCGACGCAAGGAACTCAACGAGCTCTACTCCGACCTCCGCTCCCTCCTCCCCGAAGACGATCGCACC AAGAAGCTGAGCATTCCAATCACGGTTTCACGGGTGCTCAAGTACATCCCAGAGCTGCAGAAGCAGGTGGAAGGCCTGGAGAAGAAAAAGGAGGAGCTGACGCGGGCCAGCTGCAAGCCGGGAGTGCTGACCATGAGGGAGAACACGGCTCCAATTGTGTCCGCCACCTGCATCGACGACAGGGATATCATGGTCCAGGTCAGCCTGGTGAGCACTATGGCTGGAGATCTGCCCTTGTCCAAGTGCATCAACGTGCTGGAGAATGAAGGTCTTCGCCTCATCAGCTCGTCCACTTCCGCATTCCAGAACAGGACGTTCTACAGCCTTCATCTTCAG AGAACCCAACGAACAATGAGCAAGGAGTGTCCAGCATTTTGTGAAGAACTGGAGAACGTCATGAAGCAAAAGGCAGGAGTGCGTCTACATCACTAG